The following are encoded in a window of Astyanax mexicanus isolate ESR-SI-001 chromosome 6, AstMex3_surface, whole genome shotgun sequence genomic DNA:
- the cdca3 gene encoding cell division cycle-associated protein 3 produces the protein MGSSESKMTVASTPKLEPGKAVHHRRLAELADPRSPSCGISRTPIQVGGAAAAPSVGEVQESVGPVCFDPRSPTPGVARTPLKDSMKVTVSSLARKLSTFFLSDIETADSDSALHPHVSFTKHPSLSTVEQQDELSATEPLLPPQSNHSAPPSSPVACSPSVGYGSFCNSPFVLVGEAQVEVDADEEVTLEEAEEALLLGESPLRRELSLSLLACREGVYSPEFYSSAEERPATPLPPSEEKEHSDHPYALPQVSSEPILPSPEVVQPIEEEKPATEAPAPVSENVPIQAEQPKLADPEPVRTSSKPSSTLNVQRESGILIPRFDPRSPSQAVFKPQWLGVGFGATGVRARGVQSRGKGTSSPLSSRKPPMDENENKVVLGKQKQRGKALLSEGRSPLQILKEANSPRDHQSQMKLKVSTPEKQRFGQMDRRVLALSLNKENH, from the exons ATGGGATCTAGTGAGAGTAAGATGACCGTGGCTTCCACACCAAAGCTTGAACCAGGGAAAGCAGTTCATCACCGACGCCTGGCAGAGCTCGCTGACCCCAGGTCACCGTCCTGTGGCATCTCCCGCACACCTATACAG GTGGGGGGTGCAGCAGCAGCCCCTTCTGTCGGCGAAGTTCAGGAGTCAGTCGGGCCCGTGTGTTTTGACCCTCGGTCGCCCACGCCTGGTGTTGCTCGCACCCCACTGAAGGACAGTATGAAAG TGACTGTCAGCTCGTTGGCTCGCAAGCTCAGCACGTTCTTCCTGAGCGACATCGAGACGGCAGACTCTGACTCGGCTCTTCACCCTCACGTCTCCTTCACTAAACACCCCAGCCTGTCCACCGTGGAGCAGCAGGACGAGCTGAGCGCCACAGAACCCCTACTCCCTCCCCAAAGCAACCACTCAGCCCCTCCGTCCAGCCCCGTGGCCTGCAGCCCCTCAGTGGGGTACGGGTCCTTCTGCAACAGTCCGTTTGTGCTGGTCGGGGAGGCACAGGTGGAGGTGGACGCTGATGAGGAGGTCACTCTGGAGGAGGCTGAGGAGGCTCTGCTGCTGGGAGAATCTCCCCTCCGGAGGGAGCTCAGCCTGAGCCTGCTGGCCTGCAGAGAGGGTGTTTACTCCCCAGAGTTCTACTCCTCAGCCGAGGAGCGCCCTGctactcctcttcctccttcagaAGAGAAGGAGCACAGTGATCACCCCTATGCTCTTCCTCAGGTTTCTTCTGAGCCCATCCTGCCCAGTCCAGAGGTCGTTCAGCCAATAGAAGAAGAG AAACCCGCAACAGAAGCTCCTGCTCCTGTTTCTGAAAACGTGCCGATACAAGCAGAGCAGCCCAAGCTGGCGGATCCTGAACCAGTCAGAACCTCCAGCAAACCCAGTAGCACCCTGAATGTTCAGAGGGAAAGCGGTATCCTGATCCCCCGGTTTGACCCCCGCAGCCCGAGCCAGGCGGTGTTTAAACCCCAGTGGTTGGGTGTGGGGTTTGGGGCGACGGGCGTCAGGGCTAGAGGGGTTCAGAGCCGAGGGAAAGGAACCTCCTCCCCGCTGTCCAGCCGCAAACCGCCCATGGACGAGAACGAGAACAAGGTTGTTCTCGGTAAACAGAAGCAGAgag GCAAGGCTCTGCTATCTGAAGGCAGGTCTCCTCTGCAGATCCTGAAGGAAGCTAATTCACCCCGAGACCATCAGTCACAG ATGAAGCTGAAAGTTTCCACTCCAGAGAAGCAGAGGTTTGGTCAGATGGACAGAAGAGTGCTTGCACTCTCTCTTAACAAGGAGAACCATTGA